The Branchiostoma floridae strain S238N-H82 chromosome 18, Bfl_VNyyK, whole genome shotgun sequence DNA window TTCAAATTAATGAAAATGACACATTCAAAACtgtaatatataaaaaaatgtttgtaagAAGATCAGCTTCCTTTCTTGTGTCCTGTACTAAAGCTCTTTCCCTGTTTGCCCCAGCCTGAGTGGCGTTTCTCCGTTCCAAGACGAGAGTGTGGAGGAGACGTGTACCAACATATCCAAGGTGGACTACTGCTTCCCTGAGGAGTACTTCACAGAGGTCACCGACCTGGCCAAGCAATTTGTGGCATCGTTTCTGCTCGCTGATCCAAGGTATAAAACATGAAGCCATTGATACTGAAACATTCTTAAAAGCGAGTACATGTGtcaggtaattttcaagatgaaattataaaaaaaaaattaactcacagaatatacagtcaaacctatagcCTTCTGCCTTATTAAGATAACTGACCCAATCGCTTCATACGTGCATTTTTGTATCCAGAGCTTTGCCCACGGCTAATACGTTATACTTACATGTAAGCAAGGATCGGCTAAACCAGGCTGACGTTTTAAATTTCGTGAGTgaggcctctaaccagctgtcagcaaATCAGAGAATTTGCTTTACCTAAGGCAATGCCCTGATTGGCCAATAGCTGGTTAGACATCATGTCCACAAAAGTGGAATCCTCAGTGCAGTACCCTCCCCAAGTTACATCATAGTTGCTGTGTGTGAGGCTCTCTATAGTAGAATGCAATGCGCCAGTACATGACATGTGAACTCACACAGTTTTCCTGTTGTCATTTGCCAGCCAAAGAGCGCAGGCTGCTGCAGGGCTGGAGCACCCGTGGGTCCAACACACCAGCTCTGCAGGGCCGGAGGCAGGACTGGCACACCTGGACACATCCAGACTAACCGCCTTCATCGAGAGGAGAAGCCACCAGGTAACCTCACAAATATGCAAAGCAGACAGATGTCATTGTCACAAACATTCAAATTTGCAGAAATTCTATTGGTTTATTGATAATATgtgatgatttttttatgatagcAAACAATGTAAATGGAGACTGAATTACTGTAGTATAATCTAATGAAGTAATGTACTTGATACTGTCTAAACTACAacttttttgtgtattctgttgtCTGCTTATTTGTGTCCTGTCCTTTTCCAACTCTTCTTCCATTCATTACAGTGTCTTCAACCTTTGATAGGGCACAGCACAATgccttatgtacatgtaatgctatgataattttttttcttttttctaatcCAAATGATCATAAACACTGAAACAAGTATTTTGACCCCCTCAGCATGTGTAATGCAttatgaccccaaatagaaaaaaactcaGATAATTACTactactttttaaaaacttgtaGTAGCTCAACTTGTAGATACTTTTCTTGCTTTTTCTTCTGAAAATGCAATCCTGCATACTTTGAATTTTTGAAATAGAAGTAACACCCCTACTGAATACCCCTCCCCATAGATCCATAGGAAAATATGTGGCTCAAAGCCCATGACAAGAAGGGGAAGGTCTGGAACTTTTCCAAAAGTCTTTcatgaaaatcatattttttgaaAGCAGATTttttgctttcatttttttctgacaaaaaagGTTCAGAATATTTCATCTCTTGATGAGGAAAgggaaaaaaacagaaacaattttggaaagttcaaagttcagcaAAAGCAtaaggtcaaagttcaacaGAAGCCAAAAGTCAAAGTTCAAGGCCTTCCCCTGACCTGTCTCCGGTGCCACCATTAGATGTACCCATTGGTGCTGTCCTTCCAGGACTTAGGGTAGCGCCACCTGCCTTGGGACCCAAGAATTGCAGTAAGGTGCTGATACCTTCTTCTATCAAGCTGCATTTCTTCCCCCCTCTTCTTATTCTTCATTGTTCTGGATAGATTTAGCTCACTTTGAAGGTCACCCAACAACATTAGCTCACTAGTAGCCCAACATTGTACATACAACCCTACTGTCTATCTATACTATAGTGTGATTTTCTTAACCTCTTGGTGTACAACTCTGAACATCTACAAATCCATATATTcccttcttttcttctttttccacCAATGATCTGTTGGTTTCTCCAAGTACATTGCATGATGGAAGTATGTGGTGTGTCACCTTAGCTGTACATTTTGGTATAGAAAACTATGAACAAGAAACAATTTACAGCAATTTCTGTCAATAGCAATTGTGATTTTGCTAATTGCTACTTCATTAGCTGAAGCTCTTCACACCTACTTTCGAAAAGGTGATGCCTGATTTACTTAAGAAAAGGCCACAACTGCCGTGTTGTTTGCGGAAGTTCATTTATTGTTGAAAAATGAATGTTATGTGTGTGTTATTTGAAATGCTAATACCTGTTAATTGTGTTGTTTCAGAATGATACGAAACCAGTCCTACCCATGCAGGCGTTCTATCCTATGGGCATGACGTCTCGTGTATAAGTTTTACCGGGCTTGCGCTGTCACTATCAACAAGTCAACCATACCAAATCTGCAGTTACAAGAGGGAGAATTACTATATACTCACCCACATCATGAATAGGAGCATCCACGAAAGCATCTGCATTGTAGTGAGGTGGACCCGACCACTAGTATAACAGGGGAGTTATGTTTGGATGTACATAAAAGAGagtgtacatatatatacaatgtagctgttGTTGAATTGTTACACCTGGTATGCTGTTGTGTGGTGCTGAATACTTATTGTACAATAAATGATAACACAGTCTATGGAGGAATGTAGTTAAAATGTTGTTAATGAACTTGTTGGCTTTCCTTCTGTGCAACAATGTTTACCAGGAATGACTTTCTACCAGTCCTCAATGATTTGTCATCATACATGTCTACCTAACAGATATAAAGgagtgctgttttttttgttttgtcatgttgttctttgttttcaacAAGGAAAAACTCGAGTCAGtcacagaaggaaaatgataaacaaatcgTAATTGagtcataatcataatcataatcagaCAACCAATGCAAATATAGCTAATTAGCTTAGGGTATCGTTGTCTTTCAATCAAGCAATCCTTTTCTTCAGCAAGCCCTGAAAATCCTTGAATACTTCTCTACACATAGATTTTTGTGGCTTTGTCATGTTGTTAGTTTGTATAGATAAATATAATAAGATTGTGAGAACTTTTGTCTGCCTTGATCAACTCTCTAGTGTTATCAAGGTCCaaaaatgtttgattttgttataaCTTAGAGAGTGGACTGGTGGAAGTCATCCCTGCTGTAGTTCTCTCCCCTCTACAAGATGCACTAATCATGTGTGCTGAGATCAGATAGAAAGAGACAATTTGTGAGCTGTacttattatatacatgtatgaacttGTACCATCACCTTGTTGCATTACACACAAAAGTTGCAAATCACATTGTATTATGATCCCTAAGTGCCATCCTGTCTTGTACAATGTTGgtatcacacaaaaaaatagatGTTTTTGGCATTGCCACAGGGGTGAGGCCCGTTTATATCAATTGATGAGTAGCTTTGAAGTAGGTAGGAAGCAATACAATGTCTTTGTGTCCGAAATAAATCAATGTTTGCAACATATTTATTGGACAGAAACTTTTTATGCCAATCAAGATTATGATCATGTACACATAGCTAAAAGAAGCTGACACAGTTGGTGTACGTTAGAAGATAGTGTTACAGGTTTTCCTCGAGGGGCATGAAGTATAAGATTGTCGTCTGCTGtaattttttattcacatatcGATGGCACTTTGTAGATATTTAGGAACACAATCATGGTAAAATAAAAGCACCTTTCACTTTGTTGCAGCCTCTGCATGTGGGCATTAAGTAGGCTTTAACTGTCACAAAGTAGAAAGCAGACCAacattttttggcgacgctctCAGGCAGCAAGCCATTATTGTAAAATCATGTACTTGCAATGATGAAATATTCCAAGAGTGACAAGTCCATCAAAAAAAGTCCATGAAAATTACAGATGTGTCCATTCCAAGAAATCAGCACATTGTAGTGTACAAAGATATGGTGTGGAGTGACTCATAGTTATGTATAGTTACTCCGGAGTTGTGAAACTATTTGAAATGGCAACCGTGTTCCCGTGTGCGCTAAATTTGTCACTTGTGTGGAGCAGCACAAATTTCCACATTTCTAAATGATGAAAACTCTATTGTTTTCAGCTATTGATAGGAACTGCATTATAGGAAATATGTAAGTCGTATGTTAGCTTTTTGTACATACTGCAATGTCAGGAGATCTCTTGAAGATCAGTGTTGTGGCATATTAGGTATAGAATTAATAAGTAGTGTGTAGGTATTGTGGATATGTAAATGTAAGTTTTGAATGTCAATATGAAAGCATTTAACCTGTaaattttactcaaattttgtatctgttactCTTGTGTACTATCTGGGAAAAGATGTTTTTAAGtgcaagttcattcattcagtcattcttGTTAGGTTAGATAGGACATTGCAATTGTAGGCAAACTTTGGTGCAAACTggcatatttacatatttccaAGTGATTTATCATAAGTTTGCCATACTATGCAATTGTTTGTCGTTAAACCTAAAGCTATACCCAGAAAGGTATTCGCAGTGGAAGAAGTCCTTTTCTTGTTGATTGCAAATGTGTTGCAGATGATAAGGAATTTCCAAGTTGCCCAGAACGTCCTGTAGTTATTTGATGAGGGTTTCCTCTACTGTGCCACTTTGCTGTCTGACGCTGATGTGTTCTTTTTTAAGGAAAAGGACTCAAATATCTCTCTGCATGTATTTGTGATGAGGTAATTTATTAAAAAGTCACTGCCCAAGTATCTGTGCTTTACTGTTTTTCTGAAGAATGGTGTGGACAAAGTTCTCTGATTGAGTAGAGATTCACTCATGCATGCGACTTCCCAATTCAATGCCTttatttggatttcaaattcaTATCATTCGGACAAGCAATTCTTTATACAAGCATTTCATTAATTCTATTTCACAACGTTTACACAGGAGTCGAATGATACAAGATATACCATACTCTTGCAATTTTTACTCTGGAAAACACGATTGGAATGATTCAGAAGGCAACACTAAGTCTCAAAACTTATGCACTATCATATTGCAGCAATTATACTATTCATTCCCTTTAATGTAATAGATTTAAGTTTCCTTAAGGTTTCAAGCACTAGTATCGTCAAATCAGTCTGCTAAAAACATTATCCACAAGTCTATTAATACATTGTAGCCTAAGGATGGATCTCACAACTGTATATCATTGGTGCAGGTCCGTCTCATATCAGTCTATATGATACAATATTGCAGCTTATTGCAACGTCCTTTTGCAGCTGAGCATCCGGAAATTAGACACACAGAGCCATATATACTTACATATTTTCAGCTCTTGGTATAGATAATTGTTACACCTATACcggaaaacaacaagaaaggaTATACATTTTTCACAACTATGCGTAAATTGGTACCAACAGGAGATGATGGATCTTCCAATATCTGATACTGAGTGTCtatgtatggcaaataacacCTTCCGGAAGAATATTGGAGATAAAAGTTTCATACCTTATAACGCCCACTAGCAAATTAAAGTTGCATAAGCAccagacataacgttatatacatagtTAATCATCCGCTCTCAATTGTGACTTACACAAGTAAGACCTTTTACATGATTGCACTATGTTCTGTACAAGCAGTACTGAAACtatttacagtgatttttaagGAAAAAATGACCCCTCGTGATCTTGTAGAaacatgacgtcattgaaaGTGTACGTGTTGGCTAAGAAGAAGGCCTCCTTCACTTCCATCTCTTGTTCTAAATATGTTTTTCTCAGAGCCCGGCCAATTTGATTCTGTTTAGAGCTTTGACTCAAATGAAAAGAAGGATGGTGCAAACATCCGGGCATCTTTGACCCGCTAATGACGTCACGTTTCAACATGGCCACCTGTTAGAGCGAATGGGTCCGTTTTCCTGAGGAAGGCTGAACCATTGGAAAGTCGGTGAGTGTTGGAGAGAAATTTTACCTTACCTAAGTGCTACCTTACAGCATAGACCAGTCTACTgtccaggtgttttttttttgtctttactCCATACGACGTAACGTTACCTATCCTCTGATGGGTAGAAAGGAGGAAGAACATCATTCCAAAGGACCGACCCTGACTATCCACCACTATTCAACCAACTATTCAATCAATTCAACCAATGTCAGCATGGCAATTTATGGCTCGACCAATGTGAAAGTGGCTGCTTGTTCTTCcgaatatttgcatttttatgttgcaCTTAagcatttctacgttttgaccAAAGTTGACGGAACTAAGCGTTAGAGGCTATTTGAAGGAGTTTTCAGTATCTACCTAAAGCCTGGTGTATGGGGTTTTGGAGTAGCATGGATGTTCTCTATCATTGCTGTCTGCAGTGCGGGTTCATGTGACGTCGTCGCTCCATGTTGACCAGCCGGATGACCTGGTGCAGGACCCGGATGTACTTTAGGATCTTCTCGTCTGACGTCAGACGTGCCGGAGATGTCTGAGGAAAAGAAGTTGTAAAATCCATGAATCTCTTTTCCTAAATATTTCATTAACTTCAGTTAGAGTGGATACGCAGAACagcaacctttttgacacaatcaaaacaatatttccaactcttcaccagttagtagacctcCAAAACAAAAATCACGTAATCCACCCATCaaactaatcattaaagacgtgggacttttcatcagcaactgcctccaaagaagaagtcaaacctcccagtaaagaatgtagaatcatgcatatagatggctgtatagaatagacacttgtaaCTTTTTACtctctgtacccttgcaattagcctacgggcatggatttaaTCAGATAATAAATCGGAATTAATTATttcatgttttaagaaatggaAAGACCCGGTCCTCACCTCTAACCTGACTTCTCTGAGGCGGCCTAGGATCCCAGTGGTGACGTCTAAACAGTGGCAGTTCTCTTCCGCGCGGTTTCTGTACAGCCGAATCtgtcaaaacaagaagaagaaacatcagTCACAGCGTCGAGTTAAGTGTATATAAGAGGCAGACTTACAAACCATTCTTGCGGTTTCTGTACAGGAGAATCtgccaaaacaacaacaagaaaacgtCAGCTATAGCGTCAAGGTAAATATGTATCAAGGAACGGGattttacaaattaaacataCGTTACCACCGTACTTTTTtcataaaaagaagaagaaaaaagtaaatCTCTAGGCACTGCATCATTTTTTCTTGCATGAGGTCAGTTTCACGGTACATTACTCGTCAATTTCATTTCCACTCATGAAGGATGCTGAGTTGAATTGGAAACGTTTGTAATTATAAAACATTTGTCCATTGGTTTACTAGTAGATTTGATTGAAACACAAGTGTTATAGTTGCTTTTTGGATGTGCAACCTAACGTTAAAAACGCTGCGCTCACTTTGGCCGGCGTTGAAATCAGAACAATGTTGCTTTCTTTACAAGGTATATAAGTGTAAATCCTGCTATGGGAATCACATTTTGTGGTCTTAAATAGGATCATACCTTGAACTGTTATTTAAAAGAAAAGTAACTGACTAGAACGTACCGTGTTGTTCATGGTCGTGAGAAGCTCGTCCATGGCGGCCAACATCCGGGTTCTGTTTCGCGCGACGTCGACCGGTAGAAGGGCGGGGTTCTCGTTCAGCTCCTCCGTCATCAGGCCGACTGAGATGGTGTACAGCAGGTTGATGCGTTCCAGGGGCTGCCCAGGAAAACAAACGGCAAATAC harbors:
- the LOC118405921 gene encoding uncharacterized protein LOC118405921 — protein: MVFQTTSETKSVVLQVALALLVVLGPSVMVDGGLIVGRIRRHIASGHEHRADRILYCSYDSALETQTQLATQRLEGYAQLRFPADVVDWDLLNVEVVAIREELGDPTLTPLERINLLYTISVGLMTEELNENPALLPVDVARNRTRMLAAMDELLTTMNNTIRLYRNRAEENCHCLDVTTGILGRLREVRLETSPARLTSDEKILKYIRVLHQVIRLVNMERRRHMNPHCRQQ